In Amycolatopsis sp. EV170708-02-1, the following are encoded in one genomic region:
- a CDS encoding carboxymuconolactone decarboxylase family protein, which translates to MPHIALDENLPGITGLFAYRPETAAPLGQLAEVLLRGPNSLSVGERELIGAVVSRGNDCTFCSRSHAAVAAEALEGGMPVVEAAWKDVDGAPVPAKVRALLHVALAVRESGKSVGDELIETARAEGATDVEIHDTVLIAAAFCMFNRYVDGLATLAVDDQDAYREAGVRLLEHGYTNL; encoded by the coding sequence ATGCCCCATATCGCGCTCGACGAGAACCTTCCCGGCATCACCGGCTTGTTCGCCTATCGGCCGGAGACGGCGGCGCCGCTCGGGCAACTCGCCGAGGTCCTGCTTCGCGGCCCGAACAGCCTCAGCGTGGGAGAACGCGAACTGATCGGCGCGGTCGTCTCACGCGGCAACGACTGCACGTTCTGCTCACGCAGCCATGCCGCCGTCGCCGCCGAAGCGCTCGAAGGAGGCATGCCGGTCGTGGAGGCGGCTTGGAAGGACGTCGACGGCGCGCCTGTGCCGGCGAAGGTGCGGGCGCTCCTGCACGTCGCGCTCGCCGTTCGCGAAAGCGGGAAGTCGGTGGGCGACGAGCTGATCGAGACCGCCCGCGCGGAGGGCGCGACGGACGTGGAAATCCACGACACGGTCCTGATCGCGGCCGCGTTCTGCATGTTCAACCGCTACGTCGACGGGCTGGCCACGCTCGCCGTCGACGACCAGGACGCCTACCGGGAAGCCGGCGTGCGGCTCCTGGAGCACGGCTACACGAACCTCTGA
- a CDS encoding diiron oxygenase yields MTRALKETDREKTAERLLKSSANKFYDPDVDIDWTAPLVDGKRFIPAHRSSLYGTKLWDSLSEEQRIELGKHEVASVATTGLWFEILLMQMLLKEVYEEDPTSSHAQYALTEIADECRHSTMFARMASRIGCPSYGPVPWLRRLAKLMPTISYGPARYGAILVAEEVLDRLQREQMNDPDIQPLVRMVNRIHVLEEARHVTFAREEVTRGMAKLSKKEILYQQFIIALISYFVTRAFINPNVYKAVGIRPRDGVEAALNNPHWRESIQWAGEKIMPFLQESGLVGKPGMYFWRKSFLLPGKR; encoded by the coding sequence ATGACGCGGGCGCTGAAGGAAACAGACCGGGAGAAGACGGCCGAGCGGCTGCTCAAGTCCTCCGCGAACAAGTTCTACGATCCCGACGTCGACATCGACTGGACCGCCCCGCTCGTCGACGGGAAGCGCTTCATCCCGGCACACCGTTCTTCGCTCTACGGCACGAAGTTGTGGGACTCGCTGTCCGAAGAGCAGCGCATCGAACTCGGCAAGCACGAGGTCGCGAGCGTCGCCACGACGGGGCTGTGGTTCGAGATCCTCCTGATGCAGATGCTGCTCAAGGAGGTCTACGAAGAGGACCCGACCAGTTCGCACGCCCAGTACGCGTTAACCGAGATCGCGGACGAATGCCGTCATTCGACGATGTTCGCGCGGATGGCTTCGCGGATCGGCTGCCCGTCCTACGGGCCGGTGCCGTGGTTGCGGCGGCTGGCGAAGCTGATGCCGACCATCAGCTACGGTCCCGCGCGCTACGGCGCGATCCTCGTCGCCGAAGAGGTCCTCGACCGTCTTCAGCGCGAGCAGATGAACGACCCGGACATCCAGCCGCTGGTGCGCATGGTCAACCGGATCCACGTGCTCGAAGAAGCCCGGCACGTCACCTTCGCCCGCGAAGAGGTGACTCGCGGGATGGCGAAACTGTCGAAGAAGGAAATCCTCTACCAGCAGTTCATCATCGCGCTCATTTCGTATTTCGTGACCCGGGCCTTCATCAACCCGAACGTCTACAAGGCCGTCGGCATCCGTCCGCGCGACGGCGTCGAGGCCGCGCTGAACAACCCTCACTGGCGCGAAAGCATCCAGTGGGCGGGCGAGAAGATCATGCCGTTCCTGCAGGAATCCGGGCTGGTCGGCAAGCCGGGCATGTACTTCTGGCGCAAGTCCTTCCTGCTGCCGGGGAAGCGATGA